In Elephas maximus indicus isolate mEleMax1 chromosome 7, mEleMax1 primary haplotype, whole genome shotgun sequence, the following proteins share a genomic window:
- the LOC126079123 gene encoding olfactory receptor 52P1-like: MKHTNHSHQNSASFLLMGIPGLESSHFWIAFPFCAMYALAVLGNMAVLLAVRSEPALHQPMYLFLRMLSATDLVLCTSTMPKLLALFWANAAEISFGACAAQMFFIHGFSAVESGTLLAMSFDRYLAICWPLHYGSLLPPETVSKLGAAAVFRGLGLMTPLTCLLAWLSYCSRVVAHSYCEHMAVVKLACGDTKPNNIYGITAATLVVGTDSICIAVSYTLILRAVLGLSSKEARAKTCGTCGSHLGVILLFYTPGLFSFYTQRFGQHVPRHIHILLADLYLVVPPMLNPIIYGMKTKQIREGAIRLLKWAPAQS; encoded by the coding sequence ATGaaacacacaaaccacagccatcAGAACTCAGCTTCCTTCCTGCTCATGGGAATTCCTGGCCTGGAGTCATCCCACTTTTGGATTGCATTTCCCTTCTGTGCCATGTATGCTCTGGCAGTACTTGGCAACATGGCAGTGCTGCTGGCGGTACGCTCAGAGCCTGCCCTGCACCAGCCCATGTACCTGTTCCTACGCATGCTGTCCGCCACTGACCTGGTGCTCTGCACCTCCACCATGCCCAAGCTCCTAGCactcttttgggcaaatgctgccgaGATCTCCTTTGGGGCTTGTGCTGCCCAGATGTTCTTTATCCATGGCTTCTCAGCTGTAGAATCTGGCACCCTGCTAGCAATGTCCTTTGACCGCTACTTGGCCATCTGCTGGCCTTTGCACTATGGGTCATTACTGCCCCCAGAGACTGTGAGCAAGCTGGGGGCGGCTGCTGTATTTCGTGGCCTGGGGCTCATGACCCCACTCACCTGCTTACTGGCATGGTTGAGCTACTGTAGCCGAGTGGTAGCCCACTCCTACTGTGAGCATATGGCAGTGGTGAAGCTGGCTTGTGGGGACACAAAGCCGAACAATATCTATGGCATCACAGCTGCCACACTAGTGGTGGGCACTGACTCCATCTGCATCGCTGTCTCCTACACACTCATCCTGCGGGCTGTGTTAGGCCTCTCCTCCAAGGAGGCAAGGGCCAAGACCTGTGGCACTTGTGGTTCCCACCTGGGTGTCATCCTACTCTTCTACACACCAGGACTATTCTCATTCTACACACAACGTTTTGGCCAGCATGTGCCCCGGCACATCCACATCCTCCTGGCTGACCTCTACCTCGTCGTGCCACCCATGCTTAACCCCATCATCTATGGCATGAAGACCAAGCAGATCCGGGAGGGAGCCATCcgactgctgaaatgggcccctGCTCAGTCATAA